The following are from one region of the Gryllotalpicola protaetiae genome:
- a CDS encoding siderophore-interacting protein, with translation MLTLPTELDRVRDDRPAYRPFRVAVRSVARLSPSFLRVTFAGDELADFGRAGLDQRVKLLLPLEGADAPRGFEHLGICSPDAVADGSWYELWRAAPEHLRNPFRTYTVRAIRQQERELDVDFAVHGDGGPASRWVRSARAGDEVVIVGPDDRSTGWRIGLDWHPGTRDELLLVGDETAVPAVCSILESLEPGVRARAFLEIPEAADALDVALGCPDHAVTWLPRNGGARGERLIAEVRDWALARRHLVAPASVGGRAAASSSTDTTSLASAESDTDPGLVWDSPAEAADTGFYAWIAGETQTVVTLRRFLVRELGADRGRVAFMGYWRQGRAELA, from the coding sequence ATGCTTACCTTACCCACTGAGCTCGACCGCGTCCGCGACGACCGTCCCGCCTACCGCCCGTTCCGCGTGGCCGTGCGCTCGGTCGCCCGGCTCTCGCCGTCGTTCCTCCGGGTGACCTTCGCGGGTGACGAGCTGGCCGACTTCGGCCGGGCGGGCCTCGACCAGCGCGTCAAGCTGCTGCTTCCGCTCGAGGGCGCCGACGCGCCCCGCGGTTTCGAGCACCTCGGCATCTGCTCGCCCGACGCCGTCGCCGACGGCAGCTGGTACGAGCTCTGGCGAGCGGCCCCTGAGCATCTGCGCAACCCGTTCCGCACCTACACGGTCCGGGCGATCCGCCAGCAGGAGCGGGAGCTCGACGTCGACTTCGCCGTGCACGGCGACGGCGGCCCCGCCAGCCGCTGGGTGCGCAGCGCCCGCGCGGGCGATGAGGTCGTCATCGTGGGCCCCGACGACCGGTCGACGGGCTGGCGCATCGGGCTCGACTGGCATCCCGGCACGCGCGACGAGCTGCTGCTCGTCGGCGACGAGACCGCGGTGCCTGCCGTGTGCTCGATCCTCGAGTCGCTCGAGCCGGGCGTGCGGGCGCGGGCATTCCTCGAGATCCCCGAGGCGGCGGACGCGCTCGACGTCGCGCTCGGCTGCCCCGATCACGCGGTGACCTGGTTGCCCCGGAACGGCGGCGCCCGCGGCGAGCGCCTCATCGCCGAGGTGCGCGACTGGGCGCTCGCCCGGCGGCACCTCGTCGCTCCGGCATCCGTCGGCGGTCGCGCCGCAGCGTCGTCGAGCACAGACACGACGTCGCTGGCGAGCGCCGAATCCGACACAGACCCCGGACTCGTGTGGGACTCACCCGCCGAGGCAGCCGACACCGGCTTCTACGCCTGGATCGCCGGCGAGACGCAGACCGTCGTCACCCTGCGCCGCTTCCTCGTCAGAGAGCTCGGGGCCGACCGCGGCAGGGTCGCCTTCATGGGCTACTGGCGCCAGGGGCGGGCGGAGCTCGCCTGA
- a CDS encoding A/G-specific adenine glycosylase, translating to MPETTTTTTTLSEAVNGWFLANARELPWRESGCSAWGILVSEFMLQQTPVARVLPQWQAWLERWPTPGALAAVPPGEAVRAWNRLGYPRRALWLHACAVAITEQHGGKVPRDVDALLALPGIGPYTARAVAVFAYGVRAPVVDTNVRRVLARAVDGQAEPGPPSAVRDLAAMSAVLPVDDAEARVFNAGAMELGALVCTARAPLCGDCPLASACAWRIAGYPSYDGPRRAVQKKYEGSDRHVRGLIMRELRAAHVPVTDAEVAALWPDEVQLARSLAGLVADGLAVRDGTGYVLP from the coding sequence GTGCCCGAGACCACGACCACGACCACGACCCTGAGCGAAGCGGTCAACGGCTGGTTCCTGGCCAACGCCCGCGAGCTGCCATGGCGTGAGAGCGGATGCTCGGCCTGGGGCATCCTCGTCTCGGAATTCATGCTGCAGCAGACTCCGGTCGCCCGCGTGCTGCCGCAGTGGCAGGCTTGGCTCGAGCGCTGGCCGACGCCGGGCGCCCTCGCCGCGGTGCCGCCGGGCGAGGCCGTGCGCGCCTGGAACCGGCTCGGCTACCCACGCCGTGCGCTCTGGCTGCACGCATGCGCCGTCGCGATCACCGAGCAGCATGGCGGCAAGGTGCCGCGCGACGTGGACGCACTGCTCGCTCTTCCCGGCATCGGCCCGTACACGGCGCGCGCCGTCGCCGTCTTCGCGTACGGTGTGCGGGCTCCCGTAGTCGACACGAACGTGCGGCGCGTGCTGGCGCGAGCCGTTGACGGGCAGGCCGAGCCGGGCCCGCCGTCTGCCGTGCGCGATCTCGCCGCGATGTCTGCCGTGCTGCCCGTCGACGACGCCGAGGCGCGCGTCTTCAACGCCGGCGCGATGGAGCTCGGCGCGCTGGTCTGCACGGCCCGCGCACCGCTGTGCGGCGACTGCCCGCTGGCATCCGCCTGCGCCTGGCGCATCGCGGGGTACCCGTCTTACGACGGGCCGCGGCGCGCGGTGCAGAAGAAGTACGAGGGCAGCGACCGTCACGTGCGCGGACTCATCATGCGCGAGCTGCGCGCGGCTCACGTGCCCGTGACGGATGCCGAGGTAGCGGCGCTCTGGCCCGACGAGGTCCAGCTCGCGAGGTCTCTCGCGGGCCTCGTCGCCGACGGCCTCGCCGTGCGCGACGGCACGGGCTACGTGCTTCCGTGA
- a CDS encoding J domain-containing protein: MPESPLSASPYEVLGVDARASEDELKRAYRRRLRETHPDTGGSAAEFRAVQEAWERIGTPEARAIFNRSRSPFSAAGGAESGGGGASDDEHVWATSRTEGVRRDTRPRARSYGHPGGWRRERYLAMMREWAGRGTALDDPYDPALVRTAPYEIRHTLADALAEEATARATADLGIGYTVWHDVFAHDGGKIDHLVLGPTGLFALQSEDYGGAVTVKRGELIPAEPGVQLDGRPAHDLAERARHLGRALGVKFAGAIVVLPDDALEAPGVEIGKYRGIALLAVQSSVLGHLLREGVPGVPRALGLDLFEVRSRLQRGVRFI, encoded by the coding sequence ATGCCCGAATCGCCGCTCTCCGCCTCGCCGTACGAGGTGCTCGGCGTCGACGCGCGCGCCAGCGAGGACGAGCTGAAGCGGGCGTACCGCAGGCGCTTGCGCGAGACCCACCCCGACACGGGCGGCTCGGCCGCAGAATTCCGCGCCGTGCAGGAGGCGTGGGAGCGCATCGGGACGCCGGAGGCGCGGGCGATCTTCAACAGGTCCAGGTCTCCGTTCAGCGCCGCGGGCGGCGCCGAGTCGGGCGGCGGGGGCGCGAGTGACGACGAGCACGTCTGGGCGACCTCGCGCACCGAGGGGGTGCGCCGTGACACGCGGCCCCGCGCCCGCTCATACGGCCACCCCGGCGGCTGGCGCCGCGAGCGCTACCTCGCGATGATGCGCGAATGGGCCGGCCGCGGCACAGCGCTCGATGACCCCTACGACCCCGCGTTGGTGCGAACCGCGCCGTACGAGATCCGACACACGCTCGCCGACGCGCTCGCCGAAGAGGCGACCGCGCGGGCCACTGCAGACCTCGGCATCGGCTACACGGTCTGGCACGACGTGTTCGCCCACGACGGCGGCAAGATCGATCATCTCGTGCTCGGTCCGACGGGTCTGTTCGCGCTCCAGTCCGAGGACTACGGCGGCGCTGTCACCGTGAAACGCGGCGAGCTGATCCCGGCGGAGCCGGGGGTGCAGCTCGACGGCCGTCCCGCGCACGACCTGGCCGAGCGGGCGCGCCACCTCGGTCGCGCGCTCGGCGTGAAGTTCGCCGGCGCGATCGTCGTGCTGCCCGACGACGCGCTCGAGGCGCCGGGGGTGGAGATCGGAAAGTACCGGGGCATCGCGCTCCTCGCGGTGCAGAGCTCGGTGCTCGGCCACCTGCTGCGCGAGGGTGTGCCCGGCGTGCCCCGCGCGCTCGGGCTCGACCTGTTCGAGGTGCGCAGCCGCCTCCAGCGCGGCGTTCGCTTCATTTAG